The Arachis ipaensis cultivar K30076 chromosome B03, Araip1.1, whole genome shotgun sequence region ACATAtaactaaaaagtcatccaaataGTCAGAAAAGATGTGACCCTATGAAGCAGTGGTGTGGGTGCCTGATCCTCTATGCTCTCTGAGCGAGAGGTACTTCACCCTCATCTTTGGGTGGCCTGGAGGGACCTGCACGATCAGGGCGTGCAGCTGCAGCTGCAGCTGCCGAGAACGGAGTGCCACCCAATGCAAATGTCACGTCCAAAGGACCTGACGACGAAGGCTCATTTAGGTCCACATCAAGGGGTGTCTGGTGTCCTGGGACCTGTGCTCCACGTCGGGCAGCCTTATTCTCCTGGATAATAACGCTAATCTCCTTTAGGAATCTAGATCCTCCGAAATCACTATCAAGGCCCAGGCTACCTAATAAGTCCAAAAGGAGTTCACCTGGGCTCATGAATGTCTGACTCTCATGCAAGCCTTCATCACTGCTAGGGACACCAACAAAATAATTGCATAAAGGCCCTAAACCCCCAGACCTTCCACCATCACCTAACCCTAGAGTACTACATTGGAAACCACCTTCTCCCAGCACCTCCATCACCTCCTCCATCTCCACCTCCGTCTCCACCTCTACCTCCACAACCCCTATCACCTCCACGGACATCAGATCTACCCCCAAAACTGCTACCACCATCACCTCCTCCATCTCCACCTCCAGCTCCACCCTCATCGTCATCTCCACCACCATCATCTCCACGATCGCCACCGTCATAGTCGCCTCTCCTAATATGTCGACCTCGACCTCGACGTCCACCCTTCCTTCTCTCTGGACCGCGCCTTCTACCTCGTCGACGACCTCGAGCTCTCCCCTCCATGGCGTTAATTGCATCATCGAGCCATCTCCACTCATAATCAGAGGCTCGTGTACCAACATGATGTCTCCGCTCAACTCGATATCTGTCAGAAACATCTGGCACCTGATCCATCTTAGGAACCCGGCCTGGACCTCTCTACGTTGCCTCAGTTGGGGTAAGATCTTCCCCAGGGTCCCCGAGAAGGAGCTTCGGCGATAAGAATCTCCTCCCATGCTCATGCCACTACTCCAAGTAAGCTTGTGATGGGCTTGGGTCTGCCACCACAAGAAATCATAGCACATGGCCAGCCCGCCCGGTCCAATATGTGTGCGAACTTTGTAGAGTGTCCAAAAACTATCGGTTCCTGCCTCTGCCATCCTTCGACATCAGAAAATCAATGTTGAGTATGGGTCGTGGGAGATGCTGTACTCCACCAAGCTGTGGTAGCACCCTATCCACCTGATGCCATTCTATGACAGCAAAGTAGATCAATACCATCACAGATCTCCATAGCTCCATATGTCAAGGCTCCAAGATCTCGGGATGAACTACTTGAACAACATCTGGTGTGCTATATGGCAACCACGTGAACTGGTAAATAATGAAGAGTATTGCAAGTCAATTTCGTTCCAGTAAGTACTTTATAGAAACACCGACAATGAATGCTTCAAAGGGAAAACACTTGCATCCCTTGGCCGGAGTAAATCTATCTTGAGCCTCCACTACGCGACTCTAGGCCCTTCTTGCTCAATGTTGGCTGATAACCGGACCACCTAACACCCAATACATGTTATGAGCAAGGATAATAACCTGTAATATACATTACTAAAGAAGATAATGATCAACGGTGAGTACCTCGTCACCATCGGCCAATGAAAGGCGTCAAACCCATCTAACCTGAAACCCAGGAACGACCAAAAGATCCATGACTGGAGGAGCTGCAACAGATCGGCCAACTTAACCACATTTCTGTTGGCCACACGACACAAACATCGGTATAACCATGACAGAGCAGCGGATGTCCAGCTGTATCCACCCATGTCCTCCAATTTCGCTACGTATGGTAGCCACCGGATATGCATGTGTGTACCGGACTTGTCACCTAAGAGATTGGTGGATAATAGCATCATGATGTACACCCTCGCGTATCTCCTAATTGTCTCCTCGTTTGGGTTGTGGGGAAGGTGACTGAACGTCTCCTGCATCCAAGTGCACTTCACCGTGAACTTGTCTATGCAGTCCGCCGAAGGCAACATACTTAACAACTCCTGCAACCAATCCCATGCAGGTCGCCTGCCATCAATGAACTGCTGGAAATCCGTCAGACATCTACTGACGTAATGTCCGTCGATAGAAAGTCCTAAATGGTAGGCAACATCCTGAAGCGTAATCGTACACTCCTCGAATGGCATATGAAAAGTATGAGTCTCGGGCCACCACTGCTCGACAAATGCACTGACCATCGGC contains the following coding sequences:
- the LOC107633423 gene encoding protein MAIN-LIKE 1-like, with the protein product MSSGRVLVVDLAWRRCDCGHFQVERLPCRHVIMCCANQRLDWQVYVSDVYKMSEIRKPHQYFTSMRRQHGMPLNDKIIPYLYMAGLAHLVILNDHWFKLDEPMVSAFVEQWWPETHTFHMPFEECTITLQDVAYHLGLSIDGHYVSRCLTDFQQFIDGRRPAWDWLQELLSMLPSADCIDKFTVKCTWMQETFSHLPHNPNEETIRRYARVYIMMLLSTNLLGDKSGTHMHIRWLPYVAKLEDMGGYSWTSAALSWLYRCLCRVANRNVVKLADLLQLLQSWIFWSFLGFRLDGFDAFHWPMVTRWSGYQPTLSKKGLESRSGGSR